The window ATCGGCTCCATGGAGATCTTCGGCTCATATATCGGAAAAGAACGTTCCCTGACCGGAGAAGCCACTCGGGTGATCATTTTGGACACCGCTGTCGCGCTCCTTGCCGGCCTGATCATCTTCCCGGCGTGCTCCGCCTTCGGCGTCAAGGCGGATGCCGGCCCCAGCCTGCTGTTCATCACCCTCCCCAACATCTTCAGCCAGATGCCCGCAGGCCGGTTCTGGGGCTCCCTGTTCTTCCTGTTCATGAGTTTCGCAGCCTTCTCCACCGTGATCGCCGTCTTTGAGAACATCATCAGTTATTGGATCGATGTGCGTCACGTCCCCCGCAAGCGTGCCTGCAGGAACAACGCCATCGCCATGGTGCTGCTTTCCCTCCCCTGCATCCTCGGCTTCAACGCATGGAGCGGTTTCACCCCGTTTGGAGCTGGGACCGGCGTGCTGGACTTGGAGGATTTCATCGTCAGCTCCACCCTGCTCCCCATCGGTTCCTTGCTGTTCTGCCTGTTCTGCACCCGCAAAATCGGATGGGGATGGGACAACTTCCTTCAGGAAGCCGACCAAGGAACCGGCTTGAAATTCCCCCGCTGGGCACGATTCTGGGTCCGCTGGGGCATTCCTGCACTGTTCGTGGTGATTTTTATCAAGGGATATCTGGACATCCTCGTGCATTGACATACGTCGCGATATTTCCATATACTTACCGCGCAAATACATAGGAGGGCCCCTTGGCCAAAGAAGAAGCTATTGAAGTAGAGGGAATCGTCAAAGAAGCGCTTCCCAATACGATGTTCCGTGTGGAACTGCAGAACAATCACGTGATTCTTGCCTTTCTGTCCGGCAAGATGCGCAAGCATTACATCCGAATCGTCCCTGGTGACAAAGTACGGATTGAGTTGTCTCCGTATGACCTGACCAAGGGACGCATCACCTTCAGGGAACGATAAGCATTCTCAGCGAGCACACACGCCCACAGCTTTGTCGGGCGTGTGTTGTTGTATGCGTCATGATGGCTTGAGAATCACCCAGATGACGCCGCTGCCCCCGTAACACGCTTTGGGGCTGTACGCCTCACGCACCACACCGGAGAGACGTATCTCGCTGAGGGCGATATCCTTCAGCACCCCTTTGCCATCAGCGCTGTGGAGCCCTTTCCCCGGGATGACGCACACCTTCAGCAGATGATGGCGATAGCTGTCTTCCAGAAACGTACCCGTCGCCGTGGCGGCTTCCTCCGCCTTCATGCCATGGAGATCCAGCGTGACCTGCGGTTGCATCGCACGGAGTTCCGAGATGGTATGGTTGGGATGATCCGGCTCCCGCTTTATCTGTTTAGACCGCTCAATGGCCTTCTCCTCGTCACTCATCGTCGACCAGGAGGCGTAAATCTTGGCGAAGTCTGAATCCTCTGCCGCTTTCTTCTGTTCATACGAGTCAAGCAACGTCCCGAAATCCTTCCCTGACCCCTGCACTTCGGAAGGGGTGAACAGGTGTTGTTCCTTGTCTTCCTCTTCCTCCGCAACAGGAGATTCCGGATGCTGGTAGGTTTCCTGCAACACGCCTTTGCTTGCTCCGGTACGGGTCAGCTCCACCTTCCAGGCGACATCACTGGGATGGACTTCTGCAGACGGAATCGGAGATGGTGCGGGAGGTGTCGCCACCGGCTCCGGAGCTTTTGGGACGATGGTCTCTTTTCCTTCAAATTGATCCAGCAGTTCTCCGAAACTCTTGCCGCTTCCCTTTACTTGGGATGGCTTGTGCGGTATCTCTGGCCGAGATACCGGAACGACCGGCTCCGGAGTGGGTTTCCGTTGCTTAACCGGACGTACCGGTTTTGCGTCGGTCCCTTCGTATTGGGAGAGAATGGACCCAAAGTCCTTTGTCTGGCGATATGGTTGGCTCTTGTTGATCTTGGGCTGTTGCTTGGCAACAGGGCGGGACGCTTTCTGTCCGTGCTCCCGCTCCCATTCGGCGAAGATGTCACCGAAATCACGCCTGTCATCCACCGTGCTGGGATGCTTCAGCCCACCTTTGACGGTGGAAGGATCCTGTCCGGACTCCCACGCTTTGAGGATATCCCCAAAATCAGCATCCTTGTCGAATCCGGTAACGATCGGACCAGGATTTCGTTTGGGAGCCGGTGGAATGGTGCGTTTGTTCTTGGGTTCCGGCTCGGTGGTTTTTTCCACCAACCGGATGCCTTGGAACGGACGATATGCGTCATCATCTGCGGCAAGACGGTCTTTTTGGGTTGTCTTGGGTTGCTGGTGGCGTTTCTTTCGTCCCATCACACTTCCCTTACGTCAAGAATCTGGTCAACATACGGTTTGAGGATGTCGATCACCTTGCTTGGGGGTGCACCTTGCACCTTGATGGTGATCATCGCGTTGCTCGGCTCGGTTCCCATGAACGTACCAAGCGCGATGATGTCCACACCCTGCTCGCAGAGCGCCTGGGAAATCTTGGCGATGGTGCCGGGATGGTCGGTGACAAGAAACGAAACACGAACGCCGAAGTGACGGGCGCCGAACAGCTCCAACAGAATCTTGAACATGTCGCTCTTGGAGACGATGCCGACCAACTTGCCGTCTTCCAGGACGGGCAGGCAGGAGAGATCCTGGTCGACCATCAGACGGGCGGCTTCCTCCACCGTCGTGTCCTTGGTGATGGTCACCACGTTCTTGCTCATCAACTGCTTCACCGTAATCTTGGACAGCAGGTATGCCATCTCATGGATGGACAGGCTGGACGCCGGTGACGGGGATGCGTACAGGATATCTTTTTCGCTGATGATCCCCACCAGATTCTTGTTCTTGTCCAAAACAGGAAGACGATGGATTTTCTCATCCTTCATCAGTTTCGAGGCTTCCGCGATGGGCATATCAGGCGTCGCGGTCACAGGATTGCGGGTCATTCTACGTTCGATTATCATACGGTACCCCTCCCACCAGCAGTGTACTCCATTTCAGGAGAACCTTCCAGCGTTTCTTATTCCCCAAGATACGCCTGGCGTACCCGTTCGTTGACCAAGAGATTGGAACTGCGGTCTGCCAGAACGATCTTTCCGTTTTCCATCACATACCCTTCTGTGGACGCTTTCAACGCCATACGGGCGTTCTGCTCCACCAGGAAGATGGTCACCTTGTCCTGCTTGTTGATGTAGGAAATCTTCTCAAAGATATCCTGAATGACCAGCGGGGCCAAGCCCAATCCCGGCTCGTCCAGCAACAACAGGTTGGGAGAGCTCATCAACGCCCTGCTGATGGCCATCATCTGTTGTTCTCCTCCGGAGAGACTGCGGGTCTTCTGTTTGCGTCGGGAACCAAGGATCGGAAAGAAATCATACATTTCCGCTTTGCGTTCGGCGATCACCTTGGGATCCTTGACCAGGAACGCACCCATGTCAAGGTTCTCCTCCACCGTCATGTCGGTGAACACCCGCCGCCCTTCCGGAACCAGTGAAATGCCTTTGGCGGCGATACGATCGGTGGTCAGCCGTTTGTGATGAGGAAGCTCCGCGTCACAGATCGCTTCCCCGTTGTAGGTAATCTTTCCGGTGACCAGCGGCTCCTGCCCCATGATGGCTTTCAACAACGTACTCTTTCCGGCACCGTTGGCGCCGATCAAACAAACGACGTCTCCTTGGGAAACATGCATGGACACGCCGGTCAGCGCTTTGATGTTCCCGTAGGTGACACCGATATTCTCAATGGTCAGCAAATCAGCCATCACGCTTCCTCCTTGCCCAGATACGCTTCAATGACTTGAGGATTGGACTTGATCTCATTCGGGGTTCCGACGGCGATCTTCTGGCCGTAGTTCAGCACGGTGATGGAATCACAGATGTTCATCACCAGCCGCATGTCATGCTCGATCAACACCACGGTCACGCCCTCATCCCGGATACGACAGATCGTTTCCATCAACTGTTCCGTCTCCTGGGGGTTCATGCCGGCGGCAGGCTCATCCAGAAAGAGCAGCTTCGGACCACTGGCCATGGCACGGGCGATCTCCAGCTCCCGCTGGTGACCGTACGGCAGGTTTTTGGCAAGCTCATGCCGGAAGTCGGTCAGATTGAAGAATTCCATCCAGTGAAGCGCTTTTGCGTACAGGTCATCCTCTTCACTCTGCAGACGGAAGTAACTGCGGAACGCATTGGCGAACCGTCCCTTCATCGGATCCTTTCCCGTCTTGAAGTGACAGCCCAGCATGATGTTTTCCGTCACGGTCAGTTCCTTGAACAGACGAATGTTCTGGAACGTACGGGCGATGCCCAGACGGCAGATCTTCCATGCCGGCATTCCGGTGATGTCCTTGCCATCGAAATGCACTTTTCCGCTGGTCGGGACATCCAGCCCGGTCATGTTGTTGAACAGCGTCGTCTTGCCGGCGCCATTGGGGCCGATCAAACCGGTGATCAACCCCTGCTCCACCTCAAAATCCACATTGCTGACGGCCAAGATGCCGCCAAACTCACGGGTAAGCCCTTCCGTATTCAGCAGAATCATTGCTTACCCCCTTTGCGTTCCTTACCGTACAGGTGTTCCTTCCGTCCCATGATACCCTGTGGCCGCCAGATCATCATGACGACGAGGATCAAGCCGAACAGCACTTGTTTGAACTGCGGCGGGAAAACGGAAGAGAGCCCGGTCAGCTGCGGGAAGTAGCTGATCAACTGGATGATGAATGAGCCGAGGATGGCAGCCATGAAGTTTCCCATGCCTCCCAACACCACCATGCAGAGCACCATCACGGAAACCATGAACGTATAGGTTCCCGGCGTGACGGAAAGGCTGAAGACTGCCTGCAGGCTTCCTGCGATACCGGCGACGCCGGCACCCAGCATGAACGCGACAACCTTGTACTTCGTCACGTTGATGCCCGTCGAAGCTGCGGCGATTTCATCCTCACGGATCGCTTCCAACGCACGCCCCATCCGGGACCTTGCCAACCGCTGGAACAGCAGGTAGGCGATGACCAGGAACACGATGCAGAGGGTCAGGAACCCGACCTTGGTGTACGGGTTGATCTTCTTCCCGAAGATCGTCGCCATCGGGATGTTCTGGATGCCCATCGGGCCTTTGGTCAACGAATCCCAGTTATTCAGGACGTTCCGAACAATTTCTCCGAAGCCCAATGTGGCGATGGCCAGGTAATCACCTTTCAGGCGGAGCGTCGGCAGTCCGATCAAGAAACCAAACAGCGCGGAAACCACCACGGAAACCGGAAGTGTTTCCCAGAATGTCCACCCCAACTTGGTGGTAAGAATCGCCGTGGCGTAACTGCCGATGGCGAAGAATCCCGCCTGACACATGGAAAGCATGCCGGTGTATCCGGTGATGACGTTTTGTCCGATGGCCATCAACGCGTAAATGCAGGTGTAAATCAAAATCAACAGGAAAAAGCTCAGCATGTCAGACCTTCTCCTTTTCGGCGTGGCCGAGGATGCCTTCCGGTTTGATCAGCAGGATCAGGATCAGGACACCGAAGGCGATGGTGTCCTTCATGCCGGTCGGAATGCCCAAGACGGCCACTCCGAACGTCTCCAGAAGCCCAAGGATGATGCCACCGAGCATGGCGCCCTGGATGTTGCCGATGCCTCCGACAACCGCGGCGACGAATGCCTTCAGACCGGTCATCATACCCATGGAAGGATAGGCCTTGAAGTCCAACGAGATCAGAATGCCGCCGGTCGCGGCCAGAGCCGAACCGATGGCGAACGTCAGGCTGATCACCTTGTCGACGCTGATGCCCATCAGCATTGCCGTATCCTGGTCAATACTGGTGGCGCGCATCGCCTTTCCCATCCGGGTCTTGTCGACGAACAGCGCCAAGGCAACCATCATGATCGCCGCTACGGCAAGAATCAGGATCTGGTGCGGCGTGATGATCACTCCGTGTATGTTGATCGGCGTATTGTCGAACGGATAGTTGAATTTGCGGCTCTGCGTCCCAAACGCCCACGCGGCACTGTTGGACAACATGAAGGAAACGCCGATGGCGGAAAGAAGAGGCGCAAGACGTGCCGCGTGTCGAAGCGGCTTGTACGCCACCCGCTCAATGACCACTCCCAAAAAACCACAGGCGATCATGGCGACGATCATGGCGATGAAAAAGGACGTTACCGTCCACGCGCCAAGCGGCGCGCTTCCTCTGAGCGCGTTGTAGGTGAACAACCCGATATAGGCGCCCACCATCAGGATGTCACCATGGGCAAAGTTGATGAACTTCAGGATTCCATACACCATGGTGTACCCCAAGGCGATGAGAGCATAGATGCCACCAAGCGTAAGCCCATTCATAAAGTGTTGGAAAAACTCTGAAACGGACAAGATTGCGCTCCTTCAAAAGAGTCTAAAAAACAAGAATGAGGACCGATGCACGCACCGGTCCTCACCATTCTAACGTGGAACGGCTTCCTCCGGCAATTACTTCACGGAGACGAGCTTACCACCGGTAACGGTATAGGCACCTTTGTAGACCACGGAGGCTGCTGTGTTTCCCGTTACTTCGTAAATACCCTGGTAGGCGACAAGGTCACCATTGGGCTCAAAGTTCATCGTACCATTGACGCCCTGGAAATCCTTGGTCGCCGCGACTTCGTCACGGATCGCCTTGCGGTCAAACCCACCGGTCTTCTGGTAGGCGCGCTCCATGGCGGCGAACAGGATGTAAGCGGCATCATAGCTGTTGGTAGCGAAGGAATCAGGTCCCACACCGTACTTTGCGGTGTAGTTCTTGACGAACGTCTCATGCGCTGCGCTCTCCTCAGCCTTGGCAGGACCAACATAAATCACGCCCTTGGTGAAGTCACCAGCAAGATCAAAGATCTGCGGGTTGGAGAAACCATCGCAGGAGAGGAACGGAATCTTCATCCCAAGCTCGCTTGCCTGCTCCAGAATCTGGGCCATCTCAGCGGTGTAGTTCGGAATGTAAATCGCTTCCGGTTTGGCGGCGCGGATATTGGTCAGCTGCGTCTTGAAATCCTTGTCTCCAACCTGGAATGTCTCAGCGATGGTGACTTTTCCGCCATCGGCTTCAAAATTCTCCTTCACCCCTTCGTACAAGCCCTGGCTGTAGTCGTTCTTGGCGTACAGGACGGCGATGTTGCGGTAGCCCAGCACCTCGTAGAAGTACTTGCCGGCAACCTCGCCCTGCAGACCATCAGAAACGACGGTGCGGAACACGTAGTTGCCGATGTTGGTGATATCCTTGTGGGTGGCGCTCGGGGTGATCATTACGATCCCTTCGTTCTGCACCCGCTGACCAACGGCGAAACTGACACCGGTGAACACCGGTCCGATCAACGCGTTGATCTTATCAGAAGAAGAAAGCTTCTCAATGGCGGAGAGCCCTTTCTCCACGGAACCCTCCGAATCTTCGGTGATCAGCGTGATGGGAAGCTTTCCGGCGATTCCGCCCTTGGCATTGTATTCTTCAATGGCAAGCTTCACGGCGTTGTTGCACAGTGTGCCATAGTTTGCGTAGTCACCGGTCATCGGTCCGATGAACCCGATCTTCGGTCCCTGCACCTTGCTTCCACTTTCACTCGCCCCATTCGCGAACAAAGGGGAAACGGCAAGAGCCATTGTGGCGATAAGCGCCAGAACGAGCATCTGTTTCTTCATATAAACCTCCAACGGTTGAGCATTGAAATCGTAATAGAATGTGTATACAACAATTGGTATGTTTATTCAATCAGAAACCGCTTCCCAGCGTTGAAAAACATCAAAAAAAGCGCCAAGATATCAGAAGAATTCATCAGAAACCGCAGAACACACCCTCGGCGCATATGAATGGATCGCAACATGTTTCTTTCTTGGGTTTCCTGTTGTTTTGTCACTTCTCTTCACAAAATGATGGGTCTTATGCTATATTCTGGGCGTTTAGATTTATGCGTATCACAATCTTACAGGAGATACATATGGCTGATAAAAAAACAGGATTTTGGGAAGAATTCAAGAAATTCATTTCGAAAGGAAGCGTGATGGACATGGCAATCGGCGTCATCATGGGCGCCGCGTTCACCGCCATCATCAATTCGATGGTCAAGGACATTCTGATGCCGATCATCAGCTTGATCGTCGGACGGGTCAATTTCGCAGATCTGAAGTGGGTCATCAAACCGGCCACCGAAGGAACAGCGGAGACGGCGTTGGCCTACGGCAACTTCATCCAGGCCATCATCAACTTCCTGCTCATCGCGCTGTGCATGTTCATTCTGATGAAACAGTTCAACAAGATGAGGGAAGCGGCGGAAGCGAAAAAGAAGGCTGCCGAAGCCGCAGCTCCCGCCCCCGCGCCAGCGCCGGCCCCGGATATCGCGCTTCTCACCGAGATCCGCGACCTGTTGAAAAAAGACCAGACGAAATAACAGCAATCCCCATTTTCCATCGGCGGAAGTCCTTGGGCTTCCGCTCTTCTTGTGACAGCGGGCTTTTCGGACTATACTGGCCCAGGAGAGGCAACGGCATGAAGCATCCGTTCGGAACAAACATTTTGGTCACCGGAGCCACCAGTGGCATTGGACTGGCCTGCGCCCGTCTGTTCGCTTCCCAGGGCTACCAAGTCTGGGGCGTGGCGAGGAATGTCCAAGGACATGAGGAAACCGGCATCCGCTACCGTGCGATGGATGTCACTGACTCAGCCCAAGTGGAAGAGATGCTCGCCCGGATTGACGCCGAAGCGGTTTCAGAGACCGGACACCACCTGTCCGTGGTGCTGGACGCCGCAGGCAACGGCATCACCGGATCAGTCGACGCCACGCCCATCGACATGGTTCGCAGGCAAATGGAAGTCAACTTCTTTGGAACCCTGACGGTCAACCGCGCCGCATTGCCGTTTCTCCGCCAGGAACCCCGCTCGTTGATCCTGCTGGTCAGTTCCGTGGCAGGACGGATCACCGTCCCGTTCCAAGGTCACTACAGCTGTTCCAAATACGCCGTGGAGGCATACGGGGAAGCGCTCCGGATGGAAAGCGCCCGATTCGGCGTCCATGTTTCGATGATTGAACCGGGGGATACCACCACCGGCTTCACCAAGCATCGGGTCATCGCCGAGCCGGAAGACAGCCCCTACCGGGCGGCAGTGCTTGCAACCACAGAGAGGATCGCCCATGACGAACAGAATGGAGACAAGGCCGAGCGGGTTGCCAAGGTGGCTCTTTCCATCGCCAGCCACAGGCGGGTGCCGGTCCGTCGCGCGGTGGGATTCGTCTCAAAACTGGAAGTCTCTTTGATCCGGTTCCTTCCCGCTTCACTGGTTGACTGGATCGTAGGCCACATTTATCTGGGAGGTGCGTCATGACTGGCTGGATGATCCGTCATTTTGTCCCCAACGCGTCAGATACCAAAAACTCGGAAGTACGCTCTTCGTATGGAACGCTTGCGTCCGTCACCGGAGTAATCGTCAACTGTCTGCTCGTCGCGGCGAAAGCGGCGATGGGAATCCTCAGTGGATCTCTTGCCATCACGGCGGACGCGGTGAACAACCTCTCTGACGCGGGAGGTGGCATCCTCTCCCTTCTTGTCGTCCGCATGGCGGCAAAACCGGGGGACAAGGAGCACCCGTTCGGCCATGGCCGGATGGAATACATCGGCGCTCTGGCGCTGGGCTTTTTGATTCTGATGGTTGGTCTCGAACTGCTCAAATCCGGCATCAGTGGGATCCGCCATCCCAGGGAGCTGTCCGTCTCCCCGCTGATCATCACCCTGCTCAGTCTGTCCATTATGGCAAAGCTCTGGCTTTTCTTCTTCTATCGGAAGATCGGGAAGACCATCGACAACGAAACGCTCACCGCCGAAGGCCAGGACAGCGTCAGTGACGCCGTAGGCACGGCGGCCGTCCTGGTCAGCACGGTGCTCCAGTGGCTGTATGGCTGGCACATCGATGGATTCATGAGTGTGGTGGTCTCCCTGTTTGTCCTTCAGACAGGATTGAAGGTGTGCAAAAGCACCATTGACCGCCTGATCGGCGGCAAGCCGGATCCCAAAATGGTGGAGGAGATCACCCGGAGGATGCTGAGTTATCCGACGATCCGGGGAATCCATGACCTGGTAATCAACGATTATGGACCAGGGCGGTGCATCGTCACCGTCCACGCAGAGGTGGATGCCCACGGTGACATCCTTGCCATCCATGAGGTGATCGACAAGGCGGAACGGGAGATCGAGCAGGCAATGCACATCATGATCTGCATCCACATGGATCCGGTGGTCACCGATGATCCTGAGACCAACCGGCTGCACGCCGTCTTCTCCGCCTTCCTGAAGACGATCGACCCCAAGCTGACGCTGCACGATTTCCGCAGGGTTCCGGGAAAGAAACAGACCAACCTGCTCTTTGACGTACTGCTTCCCGACGACTTCCAGATGCCAAGCGCCACCTTGAATGAAAAGATTGTCGCCTACGCCCACACGCTGGATCCGGGATACAACATGGTGATCCGCTACGACAACGATTTCCTCTGAGCTTCCGGCATCCCCTTGCCCTCATGGGGTATTTTCGCTATAAGTGACAGATGGACGATCTGGTAGCTCAGTTGGATAGAGCGACTGCCTCCTAAGCAGTAGGTCGTGCGTTCGAATCGCATCCGGGTCAGCAGGGCCGTTCATGAAACCATGGACGGCCCGCTTTTGTCAAAGCACGATGCACAGGATGATGATGAC of the Sphaerochaeta sp. genome contains:
- the infA gene encoding translation initiation factor IF-1; protein product: MAKEEAIEVEGIVKEALPNTMFRVELQNNHVILAFLSGKMRKHYIRIVPGDKVRIELSPYDLTKGRITFRER
- a CDS encoding Smr/MutS family protein, whose amino-acid sequence is MGRKKRHQQPKTTQKDRLAADDDAYRPFQGIRLVEKTTEPEPKNKRTIPPAPKRNPGPIVTGFDKDADFGDILKAWESGQDPSTVKGGLKHPSTVDDRRDFGDIFAEWEREHGQKASRPVAKQQPKINKSQPYRQTKDFGSILSQYEGTDAKPVRPVKQRKPTPEPVVPVSRPEIPHKPSQVKGSGKSFGELLDQFEGKETIVPKAPEPVATPPAPSPIPSAEVHPSDVAWKVELTRTGASKGVLQETYQHPESPVAEEEEDKEQHLFTPSEVQGSGKDFGTLLDSYEQKKAAEDSDFAKIYASWSTMSDEEKAIERSKQIKREPDHPNHTISELRAMQPQVTLDLHGMKAEEAATATGTFLEDSYRHHLLKVCVIPGKGLHSADGKGVLKDIALSEIRLSGVVREAYSPKACYGGSGVIWVILKPS
- a CDS encoding CBS and ACT domain-containing protein; this translates as MIIERRMTRNPVTATPDMPIAEASKLMKDEKIHRLPVLDKNKNLVGIISEKDILYASPSPASSLSIHEMAYLLSKITVKQLMSKNVVTITKDTTVEEAARLMVDQDLSCLPVLEDGKLVGIVSKSDMFKILLELFGARHFGVRVSFLVTDHPGTIAKISQALCEQGVDIIALGTFMGTEPSNAMITIKVQGAPPSKVIDILKPYVDQILDVREV
- a CDS encoding ABC transporter ATP-binding protein: MADLLTIENIGVTYGNIKALTGVSMHVSQGDVVCLIGANGAGKSTLLKAIMGQEPLVTGKITYNGEAICDAELPHHKRLTTDRIAAKGISLVPEGRRVFTDMTVEENLDMGAFLVKDPKVIAERKAEMYDFFPILGSRRKQKTRSLSGGEQQMMAISRALMSSPNLLLLDEPGLGLAPLVIQDIFEKISYINKQDKVTIFLVEQNARMALKASTEGYVMENGKIVLADRSSNLLVNERVRQAYLGE
- a CDS encoding ABC transporter ATP-binding protein, which produces MILLNTEGLTREFGGILAVSNVDFEVEQGLITGLIGPNGAGKTTLFNNMTGLDVPTSGKVHFDGKDITGMPAWKICRLGIARTFQNIRLFKELTVTENIMLGCHFKTGKDPMKGRFANAFRSYFRLQSEEDDLYAKALHWMEFFNLTDFRHELAKNLPYGHQRELEIARAMASGPKLLFLDEPAAGMNPQETEQLMETICRIRDEGVTVVLIEHDMRLVMNICDSITVLNYGQKIAVGTPNEIKSNPQVIEAYLGKEEA
- a CDS encoding branched-chain amino acid ABC transporter permease, translated to MLSFFLLILIYTCIYALMAIGQNVITGYTGMLSMCQAGFFAIGSYATAILTTKLGWTFWETLPVSVVVSALFGFLIGLPTLRLKGDYLAIATLGFGEIVRNVLNNWDSLTKGPMGIQNIPMATIFGKKINPYTKVGFLTLCIVFLVIAYLLFQRLARSRMGRALEAIREDEIAAASTGINVTKYKVVAFMLGAGVAGIAGSLQAVFSLSVTPGTYTFMVSVMVLCMVVLGGMGNFMAAILGSFIIQLISYFPQLTGLSSVFPPQFKQVLFGLILVVMMIWRPQGIMGRKEHLYGKERKGGKQ
- a CDS encoding branched-chain amino acid ABC transporter permease; protein product: MNGLTLGGIYALIALGYTMVYGILKFINFAHGDILMVGAYIGLFTYNALRGSAPLGAWTVTSFFIAMIVAMIACGFLGVVIERVAYKPLRHAARLAPLLSAIGVSFMLSNSAAWAFGTQSRKFNYPFDNTPINIHGVIITPHQILILAVAAIMMVALALFVDKTRMGKAMRATSIDQDTAMLMGISVDKVISLTFAIGSALAATGGILISLDFKAYPSMGMMTGLKAFVAAVVGGIGNIQGAMLGGIILGLLETFGVAVLGIPTGMKDTIAFGVLILILLIKPEGILGHAEKEKV
- a CDS encoding ABC transporter substrate-binding protein encodes the protein MKKQMLVLALIATMALAVSPLFANGASESGSKVQGPKIGFIGPMTGDYANYGTLCNNAVKLAIEEYNAKGGIAGKLPITLITEDSEGSVEKGLSAIEKLSSSDKINALIGPVFTGVSFAVGQRVQNEGIVMITPSATHKDITNIGNYVFRTVVSDGLQGEVAGKYFYEVLGYRNIAVLYAKNDYSQGLYEGVKENFEADGGKVTIAETFQVGDKDFKTQLTNIRAAKPEAIYIPNYTAEMAQILEQASELGMKIPFLSCDGFSNPQIFDLAGDFTKGVIYVGPAKAEESAAHETFVKNYTAKYGVGPDSFATNSYDAAYILFAAMERAYQKTGGFDRKAIRDEVAATKDFQGVNGTMNFEPNGDLVAYQGIYEVTGNTAASVVYKGAYTVTGGKLVSVK
- the mscL gene encoding large-conductance mechanosensitive channel protein MscL, which produces MADKKTGFWEEFKKFISKGSVMDMAIGVIMGAAFTAIINSMVKDILMPIISLIVGRVNFADLKWVIKPATEGTAETALAYGNFIQAIINFLLIALCMFILMKQFNKMREAAEAKKKAAEAAAPAPAPAPAPDIALLTEIRDLLKKDQTK
- a CDS encoding SDR family NAD(P)-dependent oxidoreductase, encoding MKHPFGTNILVTGATSGIGLACARLFASQGYQVWGVARNVQGHEETGIRYRAMDVTDSAQVEEMLARIDAEAVSETGHHLSVVLDAAGNGITGSVDATPIDMVRRQMEVNFFGTLTVNRAALPFLRQEPRSLILLVSSVAGRITVPFQGHYSCSKYAVEAYGEALRMESARFGVHVSMIEPGDTTTGFTKHRVIAEPEDSPYRAAVLATTERIAHDEQNGDKAERVAKVALSIASHRRVPVRRAVGFVSKLEVSLIRFLPASLVDWIVGHIYLGGAS
- a CDS encoding cation diffusion facilitator family transporter, which encodes MTGWMIRHFVPNASDTKNSEVRSSYGTLASVTGVIVNCLLVAAKAAMGILSGSLAITADAVNNLSDAGGGILSLLVVRMAAKPGDKEHPFGHGRMEYIGALALGFLILMVGLELLKSGISGIRHPRELSVSPLIITLLSLSIMAKLWLFFFYRKIGKTIDNETLTAEGQDSVSDAVGTAAVLVSTVLQWLYGWHIDGFMSVVVSLFVLQTGLKVCKSTIDRLIGGKPDPKMVEEITRRMLSYPTIRGIHDLVINDYGPGRCIVTVHAEVDAHGDILAIHEVIDKAEREIEQAMHIMICIHMDPVVTDDPETNRLHAVFSAFLKTIDPKLTLHDFRRVPGKKQTNLLFDVLLPDDFQMPSATLNEKIVAYAHTLDPGYNMVIRYDNDFL